Proteins co-encoded in one Periophthalmus magnuspinnatus isolate fPerMag1 chromosome 20, fPerMag1.2.pri, whole genome shotgun sequence genomic window:
- the LOC117388441 gene encoding uncharacterized protein LOC117388441, which translates to MMPTRSLLMLVGFFTFLAALTFNIISRFGARTGIFTQSTEDVLLKYTTPFTPVQWTFFVWDFIYIWVLAMFLYFISGLCRRTAYDWMYTTPAAFCYGFHISVIANVCLNITFLFLFDREALFSVMVTSGLMTGTDYTILFFSCHGLKIYGAWLYKNHRIDLWLYRILVQNGIALYATWGTLSTLLTLTMFMQYQTGASRCDCAAVSQMLLLIVLFVWFLFENFCFDVHVRYIFTIYPVVILWLSGNIANLDPGTHNFFFAVFILILSCLLFLVRVILVSWKHHKKPLYNESEPSMSPIEIALTQSKMFL; encoded by the exons ATGATGCCAACCCGTTCTCTGCTCATGCTAGTgggattttttacttttttagcaGCATTaacttttaatataatatcACGTTTTGGAGCCAGAACTG GTATTTTCACCCAGAGTACTGAGGATGTGCTACTGAAGTACACCACTCCATTCACACCGGTACAATGGACCTTTTTTGTGTGGGATTTCATATACATTTGGGTGTTAGCCATGTTTCTTTATTTCATCAGTGGACTCTGCAGAAG GACTGCCTATGACTGGATGTACACCACCCCTGCAGCATTCTGCTATGGATTTCATATTTCTGTTATAGCTAATGTATGCCTTAACATCacctttttattcttatttgacAGAGA agcGCTGTTTTCTGTCATGGTCACCTCTGGGCTCATGACGGGTACAGACTACACcattctcttcttctcctgccACGGACTGAAGATCTATGGAGCTTGGCTTTACAAGAACCACAGGATCGACCTCTGGCTCTACAGAATACTG GTGCAGAATGGCATAGCACTGTACGCCACATGGGGGACCCTCTCCACTCTGCTCACCCTGACCATGTTCATGCAGTACCAGACCGGAGCCTCCCGCTGCGACTGTGCCGCCGTGTCTCAAATGCTACTGCTCATAGTGCTCTTTGTGTG GTTTTTATTTGAGAACTTCTGCTTTGACGTACATGTGCGCTACATCTTCACCATATATCCTGTAGTCATCTTGTGGTTAAGTGGGAACATTGCCAATTTGGATCCCGGGACTCAcaattttttctttgcag tTTTCATCCTTATCCTCAGCTGTCTTTTATTCCTGGTCCGTGTTATCCTTGTTTCATGGAAACACCACAAAAAGCCCTTGTACAATGAAAGTGAACCCAGCATGTCTCCTATAGAAATAgcactgacacaaagcaaaatgtttttgtaa